The Phragmites australis chromosome 1, lpPhrAust1.1, whole genome shotgun sequence genomic interval GATTCTGCTACTTTTTTTCGACTGTGGCCTGGTAGCTGAGTTTTATCAAGCTGAGCATCACGGGCATGGATTCAGTAGTTGCGTACGTAAACTTTTGTTCACTGGAGTTTTATCAAGCCTTTAGCTGAGACCGCGATGTTTATCAGTCATTCAGCTGCGAATTCAGTAGTTTCAGGTTTGGACTTCCACGTATCAGGAAATTGACGAGTGCATCTTTTTACAAAAACTGTCGAGTTTTGCTACTCCCTCCATTTAACCAAAGATTGCGCGTATATATGCGTATACACACGCATATATCTGGAAAGGATATAAAGATATGCATGCACGTATGCACTAATCTAGAGATGGTCAAATAGATCATTCGGGTCGGTTCGGCACGAGCCTGACTCGACACGGTCCGGCTACGGTATTTTTCGAACGGCCCAGCTACTGTAACGGGTCGTACCGTGCCGACCCGCGTGCCTCCTACTCGGTCCACGGCACGGTCCGTCGGTCACCGTGTCGTGCCGAACTGGTCCGGGCACGATGCCACAGGCGACCTGTTGGCACAGTCAGTCAGAAAACgtaaaaaaataactacaaaattagaaatatatataaaaaatagataataaataactataaattaaaaatatataaaaaatagataataaataactataaattaaaaatatataaaaaaatagaaaataactgGACTTATGCATGCCGAGCCAGATCGTGCTGGGCCCGTGTCGAcctgggctgggccgtgcccgtgccggcccgactcggtcgagtcgtgccgcgcgctcggcctaGGCACGGTCCGTGGCCTCGTGCTGTGCCGATCCGGTCCGTCTCAACTCGGACTGTGCCGTATCTGAACCGTGCCTATAATATCATACCTCAGACTAACCCAATAAATACGACTAATTTTGATATCTTTACACTGACCAATAAAGGTAGTTAGTTTGCTAGTTCGAAACGAAACAATGGGCAGCTAGTTTGGGGTATTATCCAGATGTACCATGTCTCTTTAACATAGTTTtgcattttattttaattttttttcttctgtacgCAATGGTACACACCAACAAGTATAGCGAAATGGGGGAATAGTCGATATCAAATCCGCCAATTTAAACAAACACGTttgtttgcttgcttttttAGGGAACACTGTCTCTATTTAGGATGCGGGGTAGCGTATCCCGAAATTGTTAGTGCGCGAATAAACTCAATTAACTACACAAAGAAAAGCAAGTTAAGACATCCGATCCAATGAGACGCATCCATCTGGATCCGATCCAACCAGACGCATCCACCACGGGCGTGGATTCCGTTTTCTTCACCTCCGCCTCACCCTCCTACCACCGACCCCTATTCCCGTCCCCCGCACCGCATCGCAGCCGTCCATCTTGCAGGCGCGGACCCGAAACCCACCGCGGCGACAAAACCACGACCCCTCACGCGCAAATGGGTCGCAACTCGCAACCCACGCGTCGCGCCCCGGCTCCGATCTGCTAAGCCCCCGCCGGATCGGGTTGCGGGTCCCTTCCCCACGGCCCCGGCCCAccaccgctcgccgccggccgccgcggaCGAGGTCAGTCTCCCGCGCCCCGTCtgtcccctcctccctcctgtCCCTCCTTATCGGATCCGCTTACCCGGGCCATAAACCATAACTAAAAGGCGCGTTTGAGGAGCTATCCCATGCCCGATTCCGGAGGTTTGCCTGTTCCAGCGTGGGGGATTGGACCCCGCTGGGCTCAGATTCGGCGGGGGTTTTGCGAGATCGTTTGCTTGTTGCAGCTGATTGTATCGTAGTTTCGAGGGATTGGGGATCTGCGCAGGATTTGTAAGGGAGATTTGGTGAAGGTTCTCTTGTATGTCTCTTCTACCGAGCTTCACGGCAGCTTGCATTTCTCGCCAAATTTTAGTGGTATCTCTGCGATGTCAGAGACGTTCAGTAGTGTGTGTGCTTGCTTAGCACATGAGCAGTTCCTGCGAACTTGTTGCGCATGCATTGAAGTTACCTTTGTAGTCTTTAAGCTAGGAGAGACCTTGGCGAGATTTTTGTCTGATTATGGGTGAAAGTTTATCAATCGCTTTTCAGTTTCTGAGACGAAGGTATAGTTGAATATATGCAGATAGTATTTAGTTTTTGTGTTTGTTACCCTTTTGTTTCTGGAAATGGGAGAAGATTGAAAGCCTtttcctcccccctcccccccactCCTATGGCTGTATTGTTGTTATCTAATATTATTACCAGCGTTATATGATGCACTATTGCACTTGTTGATGTGCTGCAGTGCGTGATCAATTACGCGATAGCATGCTTGAGCCAACAGCAATGGAACTGCCTATTGCCGGCTCAGTGAGCAATGCAATGGTGCCTGTGCCCGTGGTTCACAATCCCCGGGCGCGCAAATTGCGGTCTGCGGTTTGGCAGGACTTCACGAAGGAGCGACGTGCCGATGGCAACTGCATCGCTGTCTGTAACCACTGCAAGAAGCAGCTCACAGCAACTAGCCGGTCAGGCACCACTCACCTGCGCAACCACCTTGCAATctgcaccaccacctccacacgCCGTGCTGGTAAGCGCCGGAAGCTTGTTGTGCGCCGTATTCTCCACAACAAAACTTCCACTGATGGGCGGTCTGGTGATGGCCACGCCTCGGGCGAGGACCCTGACAACGAGGGCACACACTTCGATCAAGAACTCAGTcgccgagaccttgtgcgcatGATTGTCCAGCATGGCTACCGGTTTTCAATAGTGGATGATGTGGGCTTCCAAAAGTTTGTCAAGAACCTCCAGCCTCAGTTTAGGATGGTGTCGTATGACACAGTGAGGGCTGATAGCATGGAAATATATGAAGGTGAGAGGCTTAAGCTACAGGATGCGCTCTTGAAGACCCCGTGCCGGGTTAGCATCTCAGTTGATATGTGGCGATCAAATACACAGATGGACTACTTGTGCTTGACCTGCCACTACATTGACCATGCCAATGACGAGTGGAAAGTTTGGAAGAAAATTCTCAACTTTGTGCATACGGAGGCACCTTTTACAGCTGATCAGATTGCTAGTCTCATTCTAGAGAAGTTGCACAATTGGGGTATTGACAGAAAGCTAGCTTCTGTTGTACTAGACAACTGCGATGGTGGTGAAATTGTGGTCAGAGAACTTCTCAGAGTTCTGCAGCCTAGGAGACTTCTATTAAATGGAGATTTGTTCCACGTACGCTCTTGTGCGCATATTCTAAATCTCACTGTCAAAGAAAGCTGGGAACAGGCATCCGATATATCTGATAGAGTCCGCAAGATGATTAACTATGTCAAGTTTGAATGGTTCCAAAAGTTTCAGGATATTGTGAAGCTGCTGCATATGGATCAAAAGCTGTTAGTTGTTGATTCTCCTAATAATTGGCCATCCACTTACTTAATGTTTGAGTCTGCATGCTACTATCATGATGTGCTTGTGCGCCTGGCAGAACAGGAAGGGCACTATGATTCTTTTCTGGCTGCTAATGACTGGGCTGATGTGAAAGCCCTCACTGAAATACTGGATGTAGTCTATCATGCTATGGAGAAGTTTCCGGTGGAAAACCCCACTGCAAACCTCTATTTTAACGAGATGTGTGAGATCCATGTTCTTTTGAGAACCTGGCGCAATAGTCCATCTCCTGTTGTTGCCAAAGTGGCTGGCCAAATGCTTTCTAAATTTGAGGGCTACTGGGATCTTACTAGGCCTGTAATGGCATTTGCATCTATTCTTGATCCTCGTTACAAGATGAAGTCCGTGGAATACTTTTTTAGGCTCATTTATGCTGATGAGCAATTTACAGCAAAGACAATGATAGATGTCATTCAGAATACCTTTCATAGTCTGTATAGTGATTACAAGCATCAATCATCAGATGCATGGAAGAATCCATCTGTTCTCTGTTACTCTAGAAACAGTAGCTCTTGCATGGGTTCTGTGTACAGCAATGGAGATGATTCTAAGACCTTCTCTCGTATCACATTATCTGATGCTCGACGGGGACTCGATCAGTATATACAGGAGACATCATCAGGCCAATCCTTGAAGTCTGACTTGGAGATGTATCTCGAGGAAGCAGTCTATCGTCAAAAAGAAGGAAATCAGGATAATTTCGACATCCTTGGATGGTGGAAGTCCTTTGCTGCCAAGTATCCTGTACTTTCTCAAATGGCTTGTGATATTTTAGCTATCCCTGTATCTATTGTCCCTCTGGACAGTGAAGCCCGTGTACTAAATGAGTATCTCAGTACTATGGACCCTTCAACAGTTCAGGGATTAGTGTGCGCACAAGATTGGTTACGGGAGGACACCAAAGGTATCACCGAGTCTTACCGGATGCTTACTTAGTGAAGATTGATGTTTACTTAGTAGTGATTGCTTTCCCCTGTGCTTCTGCAGTTGCTGGTTCTGGTGGTCATGCAGATGACAAAGCACCGTGTGGTGACAAACTTATTGTGGTGCAAAAATAGGTGAATACATTAGAAGCACTATACCGCTTTCAGTTTATTTTGAATATCCTTTTATCTTAGCCCTTGTTGAAAATGTGCATGAACGAGATGTTCTGGCAAGAAAAAGTTGACAGAAGCTGGTTATTCTATACTTTCTTGCCATTTGTTTGTCTGCGTGAAAAAAACTATAGAAGGCATTAAAGCACAAATCCATTAGGTGCAGTAATGTGTTAAATAATATGGTAGTTCTACAATCTACAGTGCTGTTATTGAGCGATACTTAGCTTATGTTCTCAACAGATGAGAATAAAATGCCAACAACCTAGAAATCGTATGCATTGGCAGTTCGAGTCACTTGACAGGTTTTACCAGGAAATTATGTATAAATAAAGTTATATGATTATAACAGCAGTTGCCACAGTAAAACTGCTTATGGATGTCTATTATACAGTTAAACTCATGTTTGTACTGCATGGTCACTAATGGTGGAGGCGGCATGAAAAATACCAATGATTTTATTAGCTGTTTGAATTTGGAAGCACCATTTGCAGGAACCGAGACCTGTAGACCATAGTTATTGATGTCTTGTAGCCAACTAGTTTTACTATGTCTTCAGTCTCATCAGGACTAGTCATTTCAGTCAATTGTTTTGATGCCAACTTTGTTTACCCTCCTTGAGTTACTTTACTATCTGTCTCTTTCAGCATACCAGTAAAAAATCAGGTTAAACGATCTATTATGTTTTTCATTACAAGGATTATCCTTGTAATGACATTATTTAATTAGCAGTGTATTTTACACTGTTGAATCTGCCCTCTTGTTCTCAGTAGTGAATCTTGAATCGATACAATGATAGTGTTGTCGGGACTCTAGATACTTTGTGCTGTGCATTTGAACCAACTTAATGTAATGTATCAGGGCCTGTAAAATTATATTAGGGTGCTAATTGTAGATTATTTAAGAATGAAAACTGTACAGATGCACACATGAAAACACACATGCACACTATACATTTCTGTACATTTTCATCTACCAGAGTGCAAACCTTTTGTGTCTAGAACTATTTAGCACCATGGTAGTAATGCTTTAGATATGTGTGTTTTACCTTGTCAATGGAGTGTCAGTGTTATTCTTTGTGGCTCTACTCTCCTAGTGCCTTTACATTACCCAAATTATCAAATAATTAACTTCTTTTCCTGCCTTTTTTTTCACTTCCCGTTGGATTATGAGTTCATCACATCTAACCAATTTAACATGTCCAGgctaggcttttctgaaagaagGCTTCTGGGAAGACCGAAGGCGTGAAAGCTACATAATTTATGTCCAAGAACCAGCAGTTCTCTCCTGTAAATGCATCGTTCTAGTTCTAGATGTTGATTTGTACATTGAATTCCTAGAGTCACCTCCAAGAAGAAGGCTAACATTATCCAGCTGTCTACTACCATTCAAAACAGTATGCCTTGTATTCATGACTTAATGTGTATTATGCTGCTCAGCTAAGCTATTTGCATGAGGTTTCACAAGATCATTGTAGTTATCCTAAGTGCTATCCTGGATGAACCTTGCATGCCCAGGATGGCTGGAGCGCTTCCACTGGACACTTGGACAATATTGGGTTGAATACATGAAAGATGGCACCAGATTTCTCTTATCCAAGTCTATGAGGAACCTGAGGTGGGCATACATTTAACTGGGTATTCCACATGATCACATCGAAGTAGCATTGTAGCTTACCTGTCAGGAGAGGATGCAGTATGTCTCAACTGAGCTTGGCATAAACCTACAGCAACGAACTAGGGAGAGAACAACACCTGTGGAAACATGTAAAAAACACATGTGGAAAGGGCATGGCGAGAGGGCGCAAGAGAACCTAGAACTCTCGTACCGTATCTTCTCAGAATTTGTATGGTTTGAACCAAATCCGTGCCGTTTGTTGCTGGTGGCGAATTAAACAAACCAAGTCACAGCTCGCGGTGCGACAGCGTCTGCACACCCCCGCCCCTTAGCTGAACCGAGGCAGTGTTCGTTCTGCAGACCCATGAACACGAAACATGCGCTGCATACCGCATAATTTTCAGCCGCGCTTACGGCATACGCGCGTGCTTCCTCCCAAGGCCGGGCACCGGCCAACGCCGACCTCCCTGCTGCCTGACGCAAGTATTAGTTCGAGCCGCGCCTGCCCACGGCGCCCATACCGGCCCGGCTGCCGTCACCCCGCGGTCCACGGCGCCGGCAGGCGCGTCGAAGCACGCCACGGCAGGGGCCGACAGACTCGCTCCCGCTGGAGTGAACCAAGGATGCGATTGGGATAGGAAAGAACCAACACGTTCTCAATGGTGTCCATCACGGAGAGACTGCGGCACAGTCGCCATTGAAAGAATTTGCCTAGCTACGTACTGCTAGCTACTAAGCTGACTGAAAAACTGAAACTATCATCTCGCATGTTGTCGATGTGACacgcaacaacaaaaaaaatgctATGTATACCCTCCCGGACCAAGATGCTTCATTCCCTCCTCCAGCAATTTCCTGCTCCTCCGCGTGTGCGCGAGCAGGCGTCACGATTGGCGATCACCAGGCTGCTCAGGCTGCTCTGAACATATCAGCATGGTCTTGGGACCTGCAAGTGAGCAAACACCGCTGTCAGGGTTGATCACAATTGTTTGCTTGCTTTAATATAGCAAGATAACCAAAGGACTGAAACTAGCGTAGAGGAAATAATCCATCAACAACCAACAGCCTCAAGAGGGCAGCTCAGAACTCAGAAGTTGTACTGCTACACCATTACTGGGAAACAAACACATGCATAAGAACAAGGAGATCAGGCCAACTACATGTACATGGTAAAGGCATGGATGTGGGTAATCTGGTCACCTACAGGGTTACATGTTTTTGtcagacacaacttaaacatgGCAATAAGACATCCTAACCGTGGTGCTTGCATGTCTGTCTGAGAAAGAATTATTTGGGCTGAAACTGATTGAGTTATTAGTGATAACTAAAAGATGGTTTTTCTAATTACAGCAAAACTTTTTTTGATGGAAATTACCACAAAAAATAGAAAGGAAATGCACAAAAGAACCTAAAGAAAATTTTGTAGACCTTAGCATGTTCACATGTAAAACAACGAACATGGATCCTCTACAGTACCCATCACTAACACATGGATCTGGTCCCACATGTTAGTGACGCTGCAGTACTGCAGAGGATCCCTCTCCTAAAACAACAGATGTTAGCAAACCATAAAAAAGATCGGTGGTCAGACAGCTGATATACTTCCGCCATTTTTTATTTGACAATTTTTACTTTTCCACGTCTTTTGAGTTGAAACCTTAAAAGTTTGTCAATCAAATTTTAGAAAGTTCGATGGCATGGACCGTAGGACGtcaaattaaaaaaaggagGGAGTACAGCAAAATATTGGTACAACAAGTTCCTTTTGTATAACCCCTTAAAGTGAGCAATTAAGGCAACGCTTTTAGGAACAGTTTGTTAGGACGCTCATGAAAAGATACGAACATAGAGCAAACATTGATTGCTCTTAAAGTTTTAAGGAAGGTGGTGGCTCATGTCCTAACAAGGAGGCCCATAAGTAGAGCGTGCAGATCATGTACACGAAAAAGGCAAAGACAATTGGTTCAAATAAGGATCTTCGGGGCCCACAAAAATCTATTAAGTCTGTACACTATCTGATGTGCAATTCAATGCTATATCAAATCATGAATCAAAATGACAGAAGCAAAGGCAGCTTAGGGGGAATAGTTCACTTGAACCGTTTGCTGCACTGAAAGCACATTTTCTGACTTTGTATTGGGAAGACAAGCTTTTTTAGTGGTTTACTGGGCTGTAAACATGAGAATGCAAACTGCAACTACTTTTATCTACTTATGTTTTGTTAACTGTAGGCACGAGCAGTGCCCTTTCTATTAAGAAGAAATCTACTTATATTTTGAAGGGGGTGATTATAGGCTTTATCTTGTCATTTTTTGTTTAAATAAAATCACAGATGCAAGTCTCAAAAGGAAAAGGTACAATGATCACTGACAAGAAGGCATCTAGAGAACAGGTGAAATTTTAATCCTGCTGAGTGCTGACCATAAGGCAATGCACATCAGGCAGAGCATGTAAATTTCGTTGTGCATTGAACTCCACAAAAGCTTAAATTATCAAGATACATTGgctattgatttttttaacagGAAAAAAACTAAACTTAGGAGTACAATTCAGTCATGATTC includes:
- the LOC133918695 gene encoding zinc finger BED domain-containing protein RICESLEEPER 2-like → MLEPTAMELPIAGSVSNAMVPVPVVHNPRARKLRSAVWQDFTKERRADGNCIAVCNHCKKQLTATSRSGTTHLRNHLAICTTTSTRRAGKRRKLVVRRILHNKTSTDGRSGDGHASGEDPDNEGTHFDQELSRRDLVRMIVQHGYRFSIVDDVGFQKFVKNLQPQFRMVSYDTVRADSMEIYEGERLKLQDALLKTPCRVSISVDMWRSNTQMDYLCLTCHYIDHANDEWKVWKKILNFVHTEAPFTADQIASLILEKLHNWGIDRKLASVVLDNCDGGEIVVRELLRVLQPRRLLLNGDLFHVRSCAHILNLTVKESWEQASDISDRVRKMINYVKFEWFQKFQDIVKLLHMDQKLLVVDSPNNWPSTYLMFESACYYHDVLVRLAEQEGHYDSFLAANDWADVKALTEILDVVYHAMEKFPVENPTANLYFNEMCEIHVLLRTWRNSPSPVVAKVAGQMLSKFEGYWDLTRPVMAFASILDPRYKMKSVEYFFRLIYADEQFTAKTMIDVIQNTFHSLYSDYKHQSSDAWKNPSVLCYSRNSSSCMGSVYSNGDDSKTFSRITLSDARRGLDQYIQETSSGQSLKSDLEMYLEEAVYRQKEGNQDNFDILGWWKSFAAKYPVLSQMACDILAIPVSIVPLDSEARVLNEYLSTMDPSTVQGLVCAQDWLREDTKVAGSGGHADDKAPCGDKLIVVQK